The Lagopus muta isolate bLagMut1 chromosome W unlocalized genomic scaffold, bLagMut1 primary SUPER_W_unloc_1, whole genome shotgun sequence genome contains the following window.
gctatcaggtgaagtccctggtgacttgaaaaagagaaacttcacttcaatttttaagaagggtagaaaggaaGACCCAAAGATCTAAAGaccagtgagcctcacctctgtgcctgagGAGGCCATGGAATAAATGTTAAAGCACATACAAGACAAGGAGTTGATTTGCAatagccagcatggcttcaccaaggacaGACAACTTATCTGAAtctagtggccttctatgatgaaGTGATGGCATCATTTGAGAAGGGAAGACCAACTGATGTGTCgtggagttaactagatcaatctatgcccgtGACAGGGGGCAGTAGGCCCATGGggcccccccggccccacaaaatgggaagtaaaagggaaaagagatagggagatgggagctgggctcaaggaacccacttcagagggatttagacaggctggatcactgggaTGACGTGAATGGgctgaggttcaacaaggccaagtgccgggtcctgcactttgggcacaacaaccccatgcagcgttataggcttggggatgagtggctggatgagtgtgaagaagagaaggacctgggggtgttggttgatgctcggctgaacatgagctgacagtgtgcgcaggtggccaagagggccaacggtATCCTGGCCtacattagaaatagtgtggccagcaggagcagggaggtaatcgtccccctctactcagcactggtgaggcctcacctcgagtactgtattcagttttgggcccctcactacaggaaagacgtTGAGGTCCTGGAccatgtccagagaagggcaacaaaactggtgaggggtctggagcacaagtctgatgagGAGCGGTTGAGGGAGCTcgaattgtttagtctggagaagaggaggctcaggggagacctcattgcactctacaacttcctgaagagagggtgtggtgaagagggatttggcctcttctcccaggcaacaagcaggacactgggtaatggccacaagttgtctcagaggaggtttagaatagacataaggaagaactatttctctcagagagtggtcaggcactggaatggcctgcccagggaggtggtggagtcaccctccctggcagtgttcaagaggcgtctggacaatgtgctgcgtgatatggtttagtgcttgtggtggcaatgatgatgaggagatggctgcactagatgatcttataggttgtttccaaccttgtgattctatgattctatgaagggaaaaaaacaggggcAACGATCTATGtaggaaaacttattttacttattttactaattatgatatcagaatgcaagataacacaatataatacaatctaattgaaattgagactaataaatcaaataaaataggtgagagagagttcccgggaccgagtcaaacctgaaaagcttggaacagctaggaaagcaccctccagcacccacttcaaggcagtaagagaccacCCCACCTGGAAGGACCAGATCCTATGACTTCCGTAATGTAttagggataggtacctggaattggagcattaacactttaattcccagtgcactagatgatgttatgatgtggaatactgaaaaccaaaaaacaaaaccgtGACATGATGttatctacctggacttctgtaAGGCCTTCAACATGGTCCCACATgtcatccttatctctaaattggagagtTGTGGTCAGCAtctctgtgtccaggtggaggctggttATAaatggtgtccctcaggggtttGTATTGGGACTAGTACTGTTTAACATCTGAGTCGGCGAAATGGATAGTGGTATCAAGTGCACTCTCatcaagtttgcagatgacaccagactgagtggtgcagttgatacaacagaaggaagggatgccattcagagggacctagacaaGCTTGAAAATTGAGCCCATGTGAACAGAATGAGGTTCAAGAAGGCCAAGTGAAAGGTGCTGCAGCTGATCAGGACAGTCCCAGACATGAATACAAACTGGGATAAGAATtcatggagagcagctctgcagagaaggacatgggggttctggtggatgaaaagcctgacgggagccagcagtgtgcatttgcagcctagaaggccaactgtatcctgggctgaaaagaggggtggccaacagggtgagggaggtgattgtcctcctctaaTCTactcctgtgaggccccatctggagtactgtgtccaggtctgaggccctcagcacaagaaagactgCAACTGTCAGAACGGGTCCAGAGGGGAGACATtattgtgaccttccagtaaTTGAAGAGGGCTTATAAGCAAGAAGGGGAGCGACTTTTTACATGGACCGACAGGagaagggagaatggttttaaactagaagaggggagataTAGATCAGATGTTAGGAacaaattctttactcagtgagtggtgaggcactggaacaggctgcctagagagggtgtggatgtcccatccctggaggtgctcaagaccaggttggatgggtccctgggcaacctgatctagtgggtggcatctctgtccatggcagggaggttgggactagatgatcattaaggTCTCTTGCAACTCatgctattctatgattctatgattgcataGCACTAATTATctaattaataatttattttaaagacaaaatcgTCTCTCTGAGAAGTGCTTATTAAGTGAAGGGAGactactatatatatatatatatatataatatatatatatataatatatattatattatattatatatatatataatatatatataatataatatatattatatatatattatatatatatatttatatattatatatatatataaaaaatatatataatatatatataatatatatatataatatataatatatatatatatatatatatatatatatatatatatatatataaaaaagggAATAACAATCAAGGCCCTTGTTTGTCAGCTCtctttttccataaataaaacataagcCAAACAAGAATACAAAGAGAGATGCCactttccagaggaaaaaagtaacCAGCCAACTTACTGGAATCAGGCATAATGCGAAGGTCACCTTCTTTATAATCATCTAAGAGTTGGTACATGTACAAGACAGGATCTTTCTCATAGGTAATATAAAACCATGTGTTCATAATAGGAGCTCGAGCCAAGACCATCCCCCTCCATTCATCTTTTGAGCCATCCTCTGTCTCAAACATATGTTCCACAGCTTTGCCTATCATTGTGTCTGCCAGGTGGGCATCACTAATTCGAGATGAAGCTGAAATGACAGCAGTACATAAgtaagttaattaaaaaatacagatgcaaGTCTTCATCAAAAGTAATCTTTATCCAAATTCACAAATAAATTTGTTTGGAAGTTAGTCAATTCACATACATAACAAATAGTGTCCATTCCAGAGAGCTGAAGATAATAAATCTGCAGAACTTCAAGAATTATTTTGACATGTTAACACTCTTATCACCACTGTTCATCAAAATATCATAATGCAAGGTAAAGAGAGACCAATATAGGCCATAGCAATTAataatgtttatattttcaatatttgtATTgtaagggagaaggaagggaggccAATATAAAACAGCTctataaaattattaataaaagtGTTGAGTTTGGTCCTCCCTAACCCCATTCTAGAAACTGCTACTGatctctgcagaaaagcaagatCTTATTCCATTTAGAAATAAGTAATTAATAGGGTAAACCTTGAACTTTACAGTGTGAAAATTTGTATTATTTGCAATGTGACAAAAAGTGATTTaataaaatccaaatgttctGATATTATCTTGGGAGAAAATCAGGAGAGATTAGTGAAGAGCATTAACTATTAAACGGCAACATATATAGGAAAAAAACTCTTACCAACTCTGTCTGGAAGGACTTCAAGTGCTGAAACTCTTTCATCTTTGTGCAGTTCTAGTCCATACACACAATCGAATCCATCATACTTTATAAGATAGAGAGAAGGATTTACAGGAACTTGATCAAGAACTGTGCCCTTCCATTGTGTTATGGGTCcgcttccttccttccagccaTGCTGTATTCTGCAGCCTACAATGTTTCTTCGTGGCTGAGAAATAGGTTTGCTTGGTCCCACATTGTTTCTATGCTTTCTGTACACAGATAGAAACATAATATTAAACAAGGACATACTCACAATTCTACTCTgtactggaaaaagaaaaaaatacacactgaaaattaaacacTTTCAACATTTTGCATAAAGTTGCTTTCATAATAGTAGTTTCTAAACCTTGTTTGCTTAAGCCAAAAGAACTATTTCAGCTGCTATAACAATGAACATCAAAACTCATTTGTTAAAACCCTAAATCAGGTCTCAAAGAGCAATGTTACCTGACAATATTATGACTTTGCTAATTCattcctctctgcagcacacTAAATATAATTCCCTTACCCTAGGAGGGAGAAGTCAGTGGAAATATTAGTGGTGGCTTACAAATTCTTCAAGGCATTTGTTTTCCCTAACCTGTTCTGTCACTTGAAGGAAATTTCACTTCTAGGCACCTTTGATTTcaactgtttttaaagataCATGGCAGCAACAATATTCTTCTAAAATTTCTATTTAgtacagcacaagaaaaatgatACGCCAAGGTAAAATCAGTATAAGGGATATTccttaaagcagaaaatagattaaatatactttttgcatttctgcagtttttttttaaatgcaacttCCATGGAAAGATTTTCACTGGTGATATCAGTTCTTCAGATTAACAGTCATCAAAGCTATTTCACAATTTCAAACCACTAAAACATTACACAAGTTTTATTCTACTCAGTTTAagaaagtatatatatataaataaaataaaactaaccAACAATTTTGAATACAAGTGTAAAAAACATGAGCATTGCAACAGTATATTGGTAAAAATGGTAAATgtatattatatgtattttagCATGTTATGATATACATACTCATTCCTAACATGATATTTTGAAGGTTGCCTAATTAACATTTTCAAGAATGTTAGctaattctaaaataaatttctggATTAAATACTGGTTACAATGCACTAAATTTAACTGTCAGTAAAATATACAGAATTAGCATGTTTAAAAGCAACagctaaaaaatgaaaaaacatttgcagaaaacaaCATCCATCCTTAGATTAGTGACAATaaccaaagaaaaatgtctcCATGAACAATGAAAGCTCACAGAGCAGTCTACATATGATTAAGTTCCAAAAGAGACAAATTGAAATCACACCAGTAAAATCTCACAATCTGtcttaaataataatgaaaaataatgaaaaacagcataCAAAACTAGTAATACTGAAGATGTAATCATAactccattaaaataaaagcataattaATTCAGTAGCTTGTCCCTCCTCCAGACCTTCATTCTACATGAAGATCTTACACAGTATCTTATACAGTTCCACAGTATCTTTTGTCAAATTTCACTTCCTTGATGCTTTAAGCTTATCAAGCAGGTCAGCCTGCAGTTCATATTCCTAACTCAGTTAATAGATTATTATAGAAATACTAAACTCTTTTAGTTAAGAGGCATTCTCTTGCAAAACTGGTTCTAATTTTACAAAGAAACTTGAACACATACTCAAACTCTAGTTCTTGATCaagtctttctgtttttctacacATTTCATTGTAAGGCAACTTCACCGAATAAAACTAAATTACTACTGAAGCTAAAAAAGTTCAAGTAGAAAAGGTAAAATACTGTTCATGTTTATGTGCATGTTCAACCACACAATTTTACTTTGTGCCTTTAAGCATAGAATTTAAATTTGCACAATTAAATGAAAAGCTTCACTCATTAATGGAAAAAGACTACACAACTAAGTTTAAACTGAtaacaaacttttaaaatgccttagagaaggaaaaatcattATAAACACAGTTACAAGTGAAATAGCAGCTAGATAGACTAACAGTTCAAGATTTTCTTTGTCAGAAGGCAGTACCTCTGAACAGCTATTCATTCTCATTTGTATTAGTTCATAttgcaagaaataattttctaactAATAAATTGCCAAATAAAATCTACTTATGTTTGCATATAAACATGtgctaagaaagaaaatgtaagtttCTAAATGGCAACAAGGAATACCTATCAGTATACCTTTcaataggaaaatgaaaatgaaaaggaaaagtgtaatggttttgtgatttttgttatcggtattccacatcataacatcatgtaaaacactgggagttaaagagttaatgcccTACTTCCATGGACTGCCGATTTTCCGAATACCtgattctcagaagagaagtactacataccccagaggactttgcgTACAAAGGGAAGATAAAGCTCCTGGCAAGTCATGGGACTTACTCTCTTTCTcgctgcctggcagtgtgtggGTGTGCTCCCAAGCTGTTTTCCCTTCAATTCAGAGTAAGGCCTTCAATTTTGGACActatctcattttatttaatctatTAGCCTCAGTTTCAattatatattgtattatcttgcattccaatatcatagttagtaaattaactttcctcctctgattgttgctgctgttctgtttttaggcccatcAGTCATCACCCTacccttccccctttccctaTCTCCTTTTCAGGAGCGTGAAATGGGTCCATGGGATCCATGGGTCCCATGCCCCATTAGTCGCAGAACCGGGCTGAACCAGCTCGTAAACCATCAACACCCCAAATAGTCAAAATACTACTGCAAGCTGGTTTCTCTATTAAGTgaaacaaagtgaaaggacctgcacaggaaattcagttcctacATATAAAGTGTCAAGATGGGCATCGTCACATCCCAGCGgatgtgatcaacaaaatcactgctatgtcttcACCCACTAGCATGAAAGAGAGACAGTCTTTTCTGGGCGTAGTGGgattttggagaatgcatgttccaaactacatCCTCATTGTAAGCCCCGTTTATGAggtgatgcagaagaaaaattttacatggggccctgagcagcagcaggcttatGAGAAAATTAAGCAGGAGATAGCTCGAGCCACGGCCCTGGGACCATTGCAGATGGGACAGGGTGTAAAGAACATCCTTTACACTGTTGCTGGTGAGAAAGGTGCCACTTGGAGtctgtggcaaagagcctcggGAGAGACCCAAGGCTGACCCCTGGGATTCCGGATTCTGGATTCTGCTGTCCCCCTGTCATGGACAGTGATAGACCTAGATAATTCTGcgagggaaagggaaagggaaaaaacccaacacagtagcaacaaaaagaaaacacaaaacaaataatgcaCAACCCAATTGCTCACCATGAACTGATCAATGCCCAGACAATTCCCAAGCaacagcagcacctccaggagAACTCTCTTGAGTTTTTATTGTTTGGTACAATGTCATAttg
Protein-coding sequences here:
- the LOC125687573 gene encoding spindlin-W isoform X2 is translated as MKTPFGKTPAQRSRADAGHARVSASMMKKRTSHKKHRNNVGPSKPISQPRRNIVGCRIQHGWKEGSGPITQWKGTVLDQVPVNPSLYLIKYDGFDCVYGLELHKDERVSALEVLPDRVASSRISDAHLADTMIGKAVEHMFETEDGSKDEWRGMVLARAPIMNTWFYITYEKDPVLYMYQLLDDYKEGDLRIMPDSNDSPPAEREPGEVVDSLVGKQVEYAKEDGSKRTGMVIHQVEAKPSVYFIKFDDDFHIYVYDLVKTS
- the LOC125687573 gene encoding spindlin-W isoform X4 codes for the protein MMKKRTSHKKHRNNVGPSKPISQPRRNIVGCRIQHGWKEGSGPITQWKGTVLDQVPVNPSLYLIKYDGFDCVYGLELHKDERVSALEVLPDRVASSRISDAHLADTMIGKAVEHMFETEDGSKDEWRGMVLARAPIMNTWFYITYEKDPVLYMYQLLDDYKEGDLRIMPDSNDSPPAEREPGEVVDSLVGKQVEYAKEDGSKRTGMVIHQVEAKPSVYFIKFDDDFHIYVYDLVKTS
- the LOC125687573 gene encoding spindlin-W isoform X1, which gives rise to MQLALYLAGSVLALLPFLCRSSRRSAQKPEEAGHARVSASMMKKRTSHKKHRNNVGPSKPISQPRRNIVGCRIQHGWKEGSGPITQWKGTVLDQVPVNPSLYLIKYDGFDCVYGLELHKDERVSALEVLPDRVASSRISDAHLADTMIGKAVEHMFETEDGSKDEWRGMVLARAPIMNTWFYITYEKDPVLYMYQLLDDYKEGDLRIMPDSNDSPPAEREPGEVVDSLVGKQVEYAKEDGSKRTGMVIHQVEAKPSVYFIKFDDDFHIYVYDLVKTS
- the LOC125687573 gene encoding spindlin-W isoform X3; this encodes MKLLFPGHARVSASMMKKRTSHKKHRNNVGPSKPISQPRRNIVGCRIQHGWKEGSGPITQWKGTVLDQVPVNPSLYLIKYDGFDCVYGLELHKDERVSALEVLPDRVASSRISDAHLADTMIGKAVEHMFETEDGSKDEWRGMVLARAPIMNTWFYITYEKDPVLYMYQLLDDYKEGDLRIMPDSNDSPPAEREPGEVVDSLVGKQVEYAKEDGSKRTGMVIHQVEAKPSVYFIKFDDDFHIYVYDLVKTS